Below is a window of Penaeus monodon isolate SGIC_2016 chromosome 26, NSTDA_Pmon_1, whole genome shotgun sequence DNA.
TTCATACATTAAATATGTACTTCTCAAATGACTAATTATCAGCAACAtcttcataaaaatgaaaaaaagtctagcatgaaagaaagaaagtccATCACATATATTGCATAATGTAATGCTGTCGCAACTACAGTAAATGAACCTGCTGTTCACAGCTGACTTACCTTGACAATATTGAAGACATCCGCTATCTTAATACCACAGGTGTTGGAGTCGTCCACTCTTGTCATGGAGCCAAGTGTTGGGGAGTTGATGAGACCTATTACCAGATCCAATGTTTGTGGGAACACATAGCAACTCTCAGCCATCATTAATCTATGACAGAATgaaaatggatagaaaaaaattacatgaaaaatgTTCTTTTGAGGTTATATAAAGCTTAAGCATTTCCATCACAGTCAAACTTATGATGACGTGTCACTCTAAACTTTCTCTAAGTATTTCTTACCTGTACATAAGGAGCTTTTTTATTAGTCCATCTTTCAGACTGCCTTCTTTTGTCAAAGGCCAGATGAAAAGAACGTCTACTTCATCTTCAAGGTCTTCACACAAACTAGCATCAATATTAAATTCTTTAAGTGTCTGCTGAACACTCTCCTCTTCTATGTATAGTTTACAATTGGGAAATTCTGACTGCAAGGAAAGGCCAGCTATTGGGAAGGGAGCAGTATCACACACAATAAATGGATCAGGTGCTCTGGCCTTTGACTGCTTCTTCAAGTTGACTGCTGCTTGTTTAGCTGCAGATAAAAATGCATCAATGGTGCATTCACTGTTTAGAAACATTAGAGTTTCAGCACTGAGATTTGCACAGTCTCCTTCATTTGTACTTTCACTGGATACTGATAACCTTATAATACCATTGCAGCTGAACTTCAGTTCAACCACCTCACTGGCAGTAACCTTTGGTAAATCTTTTATTGGATATACAGCATTTTCCCATAGGGTTGTACATGTTTCTGGATTAGTACTTATGAATTCGTCTTCATTTAGATATAAATCAAAAGCCAAGACAATAGCATCTGGTACTCCACTCTTTATGCAAGGGATTTCAATAGTTCGGCCTACGTCTCCCCTCAAATGCCGTTCAATATCCTCAAGGGAATTGAAGTTAATGCTTGTTAAGGGAATCCAGTTGGATAACAGTGTGAATCCTCCTGGCACCTGAGATAGCTTCTCTGACATATAAGGTTCTTCAAGCTTAGCAGACACTCTCTTGCCTTGGAAGAAGGGTAAGTTTGAGTTTCTCAGCTTTGTTTGTCTAGATATATAATCACAGCTAATCAGTGCAATATACACCTCTGCTTTCTGGGGTATGACTTTGCCAAAGAGAGCTGGTGATGGGCATGTAACTCCTTCATTCTGATTTGTGATACTGGACGCTTGAATGGGGTTTGGCTGCTCTGGCTGAGGTGAGAGCTCTAATGCTGGCTGTGGTGGCAGAAGGAGATTTTGCCATGCATGCTGTAGTGTTGGGAGAATGTGCTCTCCCAGCAGTCCAGCATCTACAGTCTCACTCACAACTAGACTGACCCTGTAAAACATTGGAATATAACTTGAAAGAAGTGCTAATAagatgaaagacagagaggggggaaaaatcacCTCCatattttaggggggggagggtctgtacaatattcatttttatttatttttcaactgTTCAACTATAGTCATCATCCAATATATCAAACATGTTTTACATTTATTtgctcattaatcattattatattaattcatataatctTTAAGGTGCAATCAACATTTTGCAATACTTCATTTACATGTTATCAAACATTCAATAGTAGAACTAAACAATGACAGAGGAGTATGAGTTACTATTCtaacaaagataatatataattacctttCTGGAATATGAGTTGGAACAGCCAGATTGTTACTGTGATGGCTAAGGACCTGAATGTCTGGCAAGTCAAAATTCGCCTGAAGAATGTCGCCTGACATTTCACACATAAACCTGTCCATTTCACACGCATATACAGCTCTGGCACCTGCCTGCTTGGCATACATGCTGTGGGATTGGTTGAAATGAGCCAGTGAGAGAGGGTGAATTTCCATTCTACAGTCATTTAGTTCATAGAGAAACCCCAAAAATGTAGCATCATTTTAAAAACATCCTTACTTTAGCAACATCAATAATTCAGATGTCTTCTCTAACATATACAGTTTAATTCTGTGTTGTAACAAAGTGTATCTCCTTTGGGTGTTTTCATAGGGGTAAATCAATCTCTCTTCAATCCAAAATAAATGTCATATTTTCTACCTGTTTAGAATCCTGGAACTAATTTTGTTTCTggtatgcttttggcttcagtTTTAACTACTTTACTTTACCTCATCAATCAAATAATTATCCTCTCAACTAACCTGAGTAAGCCAGTCCCTGATCCTATGTCCAAAACCACTCCATGCCCCTGGTTGACTGCGGCTTCAATCGCACGCTTGAATACACTATTTCTGTTGACATCATTAAGCATGGGCAGGTGCCAGCGGTCAACAAGTGCATTAGTCAGCCGAGCTCGAGTTTCTTGGGCATTTGGATCATGAGTGCAAGCTTTCTGAGCCATGACAGCATAGGTCCATGCTTCATGTATGTTTCCATTTCTGCAATGAGCCAGGATAAGGAAACTAGTAACATAAAAGATCACAACCAATTTATTGAAATAGACATTCAGATCTACAATAGTAaagaatacacatataaatgcataaaatggGGAAGAACTTTTCTGCAGGAAGTACATATTATCAAATACATTCTACTCCTTTTTATCAAATCATATGCAACTGGACACATCACCATTCACTATACGTAAATATCTACTCCTCTGTTTAATATCACAAggataattttcataaatttagcTGCCTGacattaaaaatgaattttttaaattccgAGAATGCATAATCAAAGCAATCACAACACCTTTATAATCTTAAAAAATTGTTTAACGTATAAAGCACAAGAAAAAGTGCTAAAATAACAAGACACAAAGCATCCTGTAAACAAAACCATGACAACTACACTAAAATGATGAAACGCAAGTTCAACCTCTGCCTGCTAAAGGTTGCAGAGACACACATTAACCTGCTGATACCAAACTTAACATTAAATATCACTGTGTACAACAATGGACTACTGAATCACTTCTCATAAAGGATGCTACATATACCCTTGTTTAACTCAATGATGCCatgaaaatgctgtgctcatatttttattttttgtgaaatgtctctgcacatagatggctctgctcgTGCTTAGCCAGaatgaccttacctgatttcacctttccttgaattggcaggaaaaacagcttttttttactaatgctatgaatatggatggtgttatttttattataaacattataataactataatgttattgacattagtaacagcaaaataagataatgtaaaatattttcaaaaatcaaggaaaagggtaaacaggcgagacaggcagtactcgtaattggctcactggtgacttagtacagtgtagccatctatgtgtaaaaacaattaaacaagtaaactcacagtgggcatggcatgtacatacatgccaagCCTGTCAGATTGGGGTTAATAATGAAGAATATTGTGATTATCTAAAGAAGTCAAAATGAATTCAATAAAATCAATGCATTTAACTATCACACCACACATCTTCATCATAGAAAAGCATTATGCACTATCGCCAAAGGAAAAAATTACCGTGTAAAACAACCCTGACCAACATTCACATGAAGAAACATGGGCAACATAGCATCattaaagcaaaaaatataaaccaaataGAGAGCAATAAGCATGATGCCCAAGAATAAGGAGTCTTTCCCCCTATCTACCTTCCTCTTTACCACATGCAACCTTAAGACCTGAAAAATCCCAAAATGACTGGAGGATTGTAATTCATTCCTTTactacatgtgcatgtgcactaGGGAATGAGCTTGCAggtagatgagtgtgtgtgtttgtttatagtgtgtgtgtgtaatgtgtgtgtgggtgtgtgtatggtgtgtgtgtgaggggggatgCATGGGAGACATACATATGCccttgtgtgtgtctattttcaGTTCTAACCAAAATGGGAACTCCTATATGAAAAATTAACTGCTCCTgtttaaataacattattatttacaaagcaacagacaaacagagcacTGAATCACACTGGAACTTGGCACTGCAGAAGCTTCCAGCTTGCTCAATTCTGACATTGATAACATTACCCCAATGTTCTATACCCGGTCGTAAGTCATCCTCTAAAGCCTCAGGAATACTGAAGGAAAATAACTCAACAGGTGATCCATCAATGGAGCAATTGGCACTAAATTTGAAGACCTTCAGAGGCATGCCAGACAGGCTGTTCCCTCCAGACTCTCCCTCCCACCAGTATATATGTGGGTAGCCTAGCATGCACCCAAATATAGTGCTCAGGTTCAAATCCTCTGGCAACTTGACTTGTGTAGCTTTGACTACTCCAGACTTGACAGCTGAAGTTGCCCCACTACTCTGTGGCAAGCACTCCATCCCATTTTGTGTAGCAGATGCTTCTCCTGAGGAGGACATGCCTGTTGGGTCACTCATAACATCATCTGTGGCAGCCCCAAGCTGACTAATGATAGAATTGAGGTGCGTACGGAACTGGTCATGGTTTTCACTACTGGCAACTTTAGGAGTCTGTCCACTTATGTCAATGAGCCACGTTGGAGAGGCACCAGTGATACTCATCAAAGTACGGGTAGTAGttgcaacattaacaataaatacaTCTAAGTCTAGTTCCACTAAAACAAGTTTTGATATCAAAAGACCTTTTGCTTGAGCTTGGTTGAGTAGGGCTAGTAAGGCAGAAGTGTCTGCTGTACAAACATCCCACAGAAGAGAGGGTTTCACACCTTGGTCTACCGCCACAAGCAATGGGGCTACTTCGTCACAGTACTGGGCACCCCGAGAACCAAGGCACTCCCTGAATAAGACACGCCACGTTTCCAAAGACATTGTCAACAAGTAATGAAACCTTATTAATAATCAAATCATCAGTACTAGTATTTCTATCTTTCTgacttttttccctaaaaaaaatgcTTCAAATGCAAAAGTTTCTTCCAATGATATGTTAGTACCTCATCTACAACAAAGCAATAACACAGCTTTGACACTAATCAACTACCTGTAGAGGGTCTTGGCCAGGAGGTGATGGATGTCTGCCGACTCTGGATAGCGAGTGAGTGCAACCTCAAATATTGTCATTGCCTGCTGAAAGCCATTATTCTCTTCGACGGTTGCACTCCACCTttctagaaggagagagaaagagagagaatgagagacagttaaacagataaatagaccatACATAGCCAtgcaaaaagtattaaaaataatcctctttttttcccttcaaaatacCAATGATCTTCCCACCATAGCTGTGAAACAAAacatactatatttttaattttaatatcactTACTATACAATGAcaatttatctatgtataaaattatccattccataatataaataaaacaaaccaaggatgataaagaagataaactGAAAAGACGATTTCACTTTAGATTCAAAGAAAACTTACCAAAGATGTCCAAGTATCTTGCGTAATACTGCTCCTTGATTTGTGGTAAAAtgcagagagcaagagaaagatgggagaaagcTTTTCCAATCTGACCCCTCTGGCAGCAAACTTCAAAACTATGCAAATGGCGTTCTGCAACCTGAAAGTTTGGGAAGTGTGCATGACCTGAATAATCTATTATGGGGTTTTGTTAATGAATATCTATGTAACTTAAAAGTATTAGGAATATGTGAAATTTAGTTACTCTATTTAGGATTTTGTTTATGGTACACATATCCACAAATAATGGTTTTCTATGACTAAGACTGggaaaaatgaccttacattacAGTCACTTCTTTCCTGAGTATAATATGCTATATCTTACTACAAAAATACTGTGATCTCATCTGACAGTGTTGGTGCTTTAGACCTTATGCTTAAGCAAATGGTTGGTGCTTTAGACCTTATGCTTAAGCAAATGATTTATAGGTTCATTAGCCTTTGCCTTAGCACTGGCAGTGTGAAGCTATGCTGACTGGAGTAAAgtagggtaatatatattattttcttcactGACAAAATAATTGTACATGTCTCCATTAACCCAAAATTGACAGAATGTACGTACATgctatgcccactgtgagtttgcTTTATTAATTGTTGTTACACATAGATGGCAACACTTGTActgagtcaccaatgagccaattacgagtatgACTTGtcccacctgtttaccctttttacttgattttcaaaaaatatgTTATGTCATCTTATAGTGCCTTTATTAGTGTCAAtaacattatggtaataataatgtctataataaaataacatcattCGATAtcgatatggtaaaaaaaaaaaaataaattaaataaataattgattaattaattaaagtttttccctgttaattcaaggaaaggtgaaatcaggtaaggtcacaaggtctactaccTGACTCCTTTATGGCTacgcactagcagagccatctatgtgcacagacgtttcacaaaaaaaaacagcatttttcTGGTGACACTGGGTTAATATTCCCCAAAATGAGACAATCAGAACATAAATATATTcctgaaatatatgataatgttatttatttctccttttttccctttacctgatATCCGCTCACAACCTGTGGTTTCGATCTGCCATTGAATGAGTGTCTGGATGCAGGGCCACCGggcattcttccttcctcctttgcgTCCCACGTCAGAAATGCAACTCGTTCTGTCAAAGTGAATGTATCAGGTAAGACACTTTACTTATCTTTGTTCTGTTGAAATAGCGTTGAAATATAGTGTATGTTCGTTCTGTTTACTTCTGTTTATGTGTGAAGGCAAAAAGAGTCTAAAATCCActaatttcttctcctttttttttttctttatcttcttcttcttcttctagtttcccattttcttcctgtgttcttattccttctttcatataattttcagtcttcctcttcatatttgtacataaatatatactcttTCTGACAAAGGATGCAAGGTTCAAAATCTTCTCAAGAGCCATGACAAATTACATGCAAATTTATGTTGCAAACTAACATGTAAATGTATCAagaccttaaaaataaaaaataaaaaatggaaagtacACATTACAAGtctaaaaacaaaagagaaaaagaggagaaacagatgAAGATTGTAACTGGTCTTACAGGAACATAAAAATCATCCTAAACAGAatgaaaaatgtttataaataaccactaaaaaaaaaagaaaaatgctgaaGGCATTTGCATTAATAtgaaacaattacagaattattgCTCATTTGACCAACTTGCCTAATTTCCTAAATCTGACAAAGCCTCACATGAAAAGCATATCCCATAAAACAAAGTAACCGGAAGATGCGACCCGGAAGAAGGAAGCTGGTTTAATAACCCCCCAAGGAATTAAGTTGGTCCTCAATGGTCCAACTAAATCAAGAAATAAAGGCTACTCTCTTGGGCTCAACTGAACTTTTTATAAACAATGATTCTGACTCCGTTAGGGAatactttatttctcttccttggATCCACAAAGAactgtaatcacacacacatgaaaaaaatatatatatattctttttcatcaAGGATTTATAACATGGAGCAAGAGATAAACACCAGAAAGCACATTCTGTATACTTCATCCACCTCCTTATCATAACCAAAGTAAATTCCGCATAacaatcaccaccacctcctcataATCAAACCCAACCCACCATAACAACAAacgcacaaaacaaaaatacagaaataaccCACCATTAaccaataacataaaataaacacacgacTTCACACGAAGCAAAGCCCCCACCTCGCCAGCAGGCAAACCCCCCCACGGGCCATCACCCCCTAAGCCAGGCTTTAACACGGCCGACGCCCCGCACACATACCCCCCGACGAACCACTCGGCCAGGAATCCACGCCATAAGCACCTCTCTACATGTCAAAAGGGCGTCACGTCAACGGGCGGCAGACGGCAGCAGCAGGACCTTGTTTGACCCCTGCGGCACTTCGGCCTCGCGGGCTGAAGGCGCCGGGAACGAGCCGCTTCCCTTCTAGTAATTCTTTCTTCGCGAGTGATTGCTATTCTggatagattttattattattattattattattttttttagattatataaggTCGATGTTTGGGATTATGTGCGGTTTTTGGTTTGTGAGGTTCGGTTAGGtttaagagaatttttttttcttgctctcgctGGTTATGCAAAGAATAACGGGATTGTTTGTTGCATAACTTTTACTTACCATTATGTGATGGAACTGTTTTAGTAGGACATAGTttatcatatatgcacacacacacacacacacacacacacacacacacaaacacacacacacacacacacacacacacacacacacacacacacacacacacacacacaactaatatatatatatatatatatatatatatatatatatatactgtatatatatatatatatatatatatatatattatatatatatatatatatatatacatgtatatatatatatatatatatatatatatatatatatatatatatatatatatgtatatatatatatatgttattatatatatatagtatatatatatatatatatattagtatatgtgtattaaatatgtgtgtgtgtgtgtgtgtgtgtgtgtgtgtgtgtgtgtatgtgtgtatgtgtgtgtgtgtgtgtgtgtgtgtgtgtgtgtgtgtgtgtgtatatatatatatatatatatatatatatatatatatatatatatatatatatatatatatatatatatatttatttatctatttatttatttatttatttatttttcctttttctttctttctgataatgatgatccCCACCAAATCTAAGTGAATACTAGAAATACGTTATGTATATCTACGCATTTTCATATACTTTCattaataattactactactattagtaataataacaatgacaatgataatattgctaacaataataataatgatgataatgataatactaaaataataatatgataataatgagataataatgataatgatactttcagtaatgatgatggtgatgataataataataataataatgataattatataattattattattatttatttattttattattttcctttttttttttattatatcaattaatatataattattatgtatattatattttatatacttcattatatattatatatatataataataataatataatatttaaataatagatataatgataatataaaatataattataatatatgataatatataatatattatatatatatatataatataatataattataactatataataataataaaataataataataataataataataataataataataataaataataataataataataattataataataataataataataataataataataataataactgataataattaatgatgattataatgataataacaaaaacaattgtaataatgatgatgatgatgatatgatatgatatgatagatgatgatgatgatatatatatgatatgataatgatataataataataataataatatgataacatgacagacaatataatctaatatgatgacagtatgataataatcgtaataatgaatataatgatgataataacaatactactactaataataataatgataataataataataataataataataataataataataataataataataataataataataatgataataataatgataacaacaacaacaacaacaataataataacaatgataacacagatgataacagttataataagaacaaaagtaacgataacaacaacaatgaaaatgataactttagcaataatgatgacggtgaaaATAACGGTACAACCTATATCGACCAAGGATGaggtaagaaaaaggaaacaagattTTTTTCGTATTCATTTACTGAACaaataacataacaaacacaaaagtaaatatggactagcgAATATTACACTTATAATCTAGTCATCCAATCTCTCCACAACAGGTACACATAACTTTAAACGATAAGGGGACCACCGCGTCGTTAGCAAACAGAGACGGCTTCAGCCCATAAGTATATTTACATCAAAGActatacaagaagaaaaaaaaggcttatcTAGTCTTTGATCTATATAGACTCTCGTAGTTGCAGTGAGAGAGaatcaaaaaaatgtaaaatggcaaaatattaactttttttcttcagatAATCGTCAAAAAGGGTATCTTTTTGGACGTGGTAGCGGGTTGAGCCCATAATGAACGTCAAAACAAGCGCCCAGAGACGTGTACTTTGGTCGGCGTATGACTAGAAATATTGAAAATGTACTCTCTTGCTAGGATACTGTCTTCGGTGAGTGTAAAacacaaatagaataaaattacattataactAAAGTAGAGTAGAGCTTGTCGACAGCTTCGAAAAGAATTATGACTCTTTCGGATTCCTTAACATAATTAATATCAGGATATACCTACCCTCTCTGTTTCTGATATTTGATTTGCATGATAGTGCCAGCTTCTTTAATGTTTTCCTAGTCGGACTAGTAactatccatatttttttctaaataaagaaCCATGCTCTGTTTaatgaattgtgttttttttttcgaaaggctCGTTTCAAACGCATCTGATACATCACATAACTGTATAAGGATCGAGCCAGCACGGCACTCTGTCATTCTCTTCCGTCTAAAACAGTCGAGATGTAAATAAGGCAAAATTCTaacgaaaaaaaattctttggtcATCAAGCGATCCAATGAGACGATGGCGCACCAGATCACCATTTTACAGTGGAAATCTCatcgggtttttgttttttggtttcaaaGTCGCTGAGGGAACGCGTTTTCCATTTGTATAGGCCCCTGGTATCATGGAGGAAATATCCCATTTGCTGGCTTGCTCCCTACAAATGGCCTCATGAAGGACGCTGGCCTCCTCTAATTAACGATATTCCTGCTCTCAAAGCTTAAAACACACGCtgtcaaataaatatatgtgttacaGGGGATCTCTATTCATACATGAATTTCCAAAGGAATTGATTTTCCCTGGTATATGGAAGTCCAAGGTTTTCTATTCTCAGATTATAACAATAGTGCTGAAAAAGTAAACCACACATACAGTCTACTTGTATGAACTTTACATTGGTATATATAAAGTACTttcaatatcataatataaagatAACGTTTCTGTCCTCAAAGCTGAGGGACTGTGTGTGGTCCTGCACTCAAGAATATACACTGCATTAAAAGAAAACTCGTGAGGATTAACTAGTTCACACGACACTCTCGTTATACTTAATTCCATTTTTCTTATCACGGACGGATTTTCAAATGCCTTCAGTCTTCCTCATAGGCAGGTTTCTGATCCCTCGGTACTTCCCCTCCTGCGTTCCTCAGCGATACAAAGAGCACTTTGGTTTGGAAAATGACTAGTTCGTAAATATTACCCACGTTGGTTCTCCGCGAAAAGACAAGGAGGGTTTTTTGTCCTCgggaaaaaatgcgaaaataCTCTGAGAAGGCAAGACTAAACTCCTAGACAACTAGGAATTTTTTTGAGCAATCACTATGAATGTTAGGACCGTCTCCCTGTGCCCCCCAGTAGCCGCTCGGGGTGAAGCGAAGGGCGCCCTCAGTACTGGTATTCGGCGAGGGGCGTCTCCGACTGCCAGATGGAGTCCCTGAGGTAGTCGGCGTGGGAGAGGGTCGACGTGGTCAGGCCCTGTGGCATGTACTGGTACTCGAGCCCCTCCAGGCCGTGCGCGGCAGAGGTGTAGAGGGCGATGCTGGTGGGGGCGTGCGAGTCCGCGGACACTGTGGACGGCGGGTGCGAGTAGATGCGGTGCTGCAGGCGGAGGTTCGTCGGGACGGACGACACGTTGTAGGGCGGCGGGTCGTAGTCGGGGTAGATGCTGCCGGCCGGGACGGAGAGCAGATTGACGAGGTGGCGGATGTACCGGATGGCCAGTCTGACGGAACAGGAGGGGGGGTTAGAGGCTGGTTCGTCCtcgcctgtctatctatccatctatctatctatatatctatctcggtctctctctctctcattctctttcttttcctccctctctctcttcctctccctccctctctctcttcatctccctccctttctctcttcctctcccttctctctctcttctctctctctctctctctctcttcttcttcttcttcctcctcctctctctctctctctctctctctcccctctctctctctttctctctctctctctctctctcactcacttatcctcttccctcatctttttctctctctcttctctctcttctctctctctctctcttctctctctcttctctctctctccttttcctcttctctctccttttctcctctctctctctctcctctctctctctctctctcactcactcactcactcactttatcctcttccctctatctcacttttttgtctctctgactttttttctctgactttttctctctttttgactcctctctctctctctctctctctctctctctctctctctctctctctctctctctctctctctctctctctctctctctctctctctcactctcactcactcactcactcactttatcCTGCTCCCTCtacctcacttttttctctctctgactgtttctctctctttgtctcctgtctgtctgtttgtatgcatttcatacagtctgtctgtctctctttctgcctttcattCTGCCACTGACGCAAAAGCGCTTTAACACGACCACCTGCGAAAACATCAAACGAACGGCCGGGGTCACCGTGAAATTATCAATCAAAGGGACCTACTTAGCGACTGTAATTTCAAGACAGCAGCAACTCCCGCCTTCTCCCCCGTGGCAGGTGGGGCAGTCGGGCAGGTGATGCTgacagcgggggaggggaggggggtgatggggaggaggagaggtggggggaaggggaggaggggaggcaaggggtgCTAATGAAGCATTGGTTTGAGGACCGCGGGGACAGGGCCGAGAGTCGGGACGGAAGTttacatagagagggggaaaaagaggacagaaaattataaatgcatttttaGGAGCAATATGTAAATGCTTATTAACAGTATTTTTCTCCTAATATTAGGAATAAAGGCTAACAACACAACTCATAACATGCTTTTTTGCGACTTAATAATACCTAtcttacatgaaaaaatatatattacatcaaataTCGTCTCTGCATTCACGAAGACAAACTCGAGCGAAAGCACTATTTCGTTTCCTCTTCCGCCGCCCGACGGTGCTTGGGGGTCGAGCGAATAATAATTACTTTGAGCCCCATA
It encodes the following:
- the LOC119589822 gene encoding protein arginine N-methyltransferase 9-like isoform X2; its protein translation is MPGGPASRHSFNGRSKPQVVSGYQVAERHLHSFEVCCQRGQIGKAFSHLSLALCILPQIKEQYYARYLDIFERWSATVEENNGFQQAMTIFEVALTRYPESADIHHLLAKTLYRNGNIHEAWTYAVMAQKACTHDPNAQETRARLTNALVDRWHLPMLNDVNRNSVFKRAIEAAVNQGHGVVLDIGSGTGLLSMYAKQAGARAVYACEMDRFMCEMSGDILQANFDLPDIQVLSHHSNNLAVPTHIPERVSLVVSETVDAGLLGEHILPTLQHAWQNLLLPPQPALELSPQPEQPNPIQASSITNQNEGVTCPSPALFGKVIPQKAEVYIALISCDYISRQTKLRNSNLPFFQGKRVSAKLEEPYMSEKLSQVPGGFTLLSNWIPLTSINFNSLEDIERHLRGDVGRTIEIPCIKSGVPDAIVLAFDLYLNEDEFISTNPETCTTLWENAVYPIKDLPKVTASEVVELKFSCNGIIRLSVSSESTNEGDCANLSAETLMFLNSECTIDAFLSAAKQAAVNLKKQSKARAPDPFIVCDTAPFPIAGLSLQSEFPNCKLYIEEESVQQTLKEFNIDASLCEDLEDEVDVLFIWPLTKEGSLKDGLIKKLLMYRLMMAESCYVFPQTLDLVIGLINSPTLGSMTRVDDSNTCGIKIADVFNIVKTQHHLDAPLEALPHSAIIQDPIPVLRLSLTTADTEAAGCIQETRSSRSDSMLVLGGEIIQYTAEITIPEASVITGLPYWFILSGTSSAAHSESMDRADSVAPQALVSEFHVPSPAITLSSRGLDSPCNQSILMLEDPLRVARNERVTLKVNWREGVFGASVQSVQ
- the LOC119589822 gene encoding protein arginine N-methyltransferase 9-like isoform X1, with the protein product MLLVNERVAFLTWDAKEEGRMPGGPASRHSFNGRSKPQVVSGYQVAERHLHSFEVCCQRGQIGKAFSHLSLALCILPQIKEQYYARYLDIFERWSATVEENNGFQQAMTIFEVALTRYPESADIHHLLAKTLYRNGNIHEAWTYAVMAQKACTHDPNAQETRARLTNALVDRWHLPMLNDVNRNSVFKRAIEAAVNQGHGVVLDIGSGTGLLSMYAKQAGARAVYACEMDRFMCEMSGDILQANFDLPDIQVLSHHSNNLAVPTHIPERVSLVVSETVDAGLLGEHILPTLQHAWQNLLLPPQPALELSPQPEQPNPIQASSITNQNEGVTCPSPALFGKVIPQKAEVYIALISCDYISRQTKLRNSNLPFFQGKRVSAKLEEPYMSEKLSQVPGGFTLLSNWIPLTSINFNSLEDIERHLRGDVGRTIEIPCIKSGVPDAIVLAFDLYLNEDEFISTNPETCTTLWENAVYPIKDLPKVTASEVVELKFSCNGIIRLSVSSESTNEGDCANLSAETLMFLNSECTIDAFLSAAKQAAVNLKKQSKARAPDPFIVCDTAPFPIAGLSLQSEFPNCKLYIEEESVQQTLKEFNIDASLCEDLEDEVDVLFIWPLTKEGSLKDGLIKKLLMYRLMMAESCYVFPQTLDLVIGLINSPTLGSMTRVDDSNTCGIKIADVFNIVKTQHHLDAPLEALPHSAIIQDPIPVLRLSLTTADTEAAGCIQETRSSRSDSMLVLGGEIIQYTAEITIPEASVITGLPYWFILSGTSSAAHSESMDRADSVAPQALVSEFHVPSPAITLSSRGLDSPCNQSILMLEDPLRVARNERVTLKVNWREGVFGASVQSVQ